In Polaribacter sp. Hel_I_88, the following proteins share a genomic window:
- a CDS encoding inorganic diphosphatase — translation MSDKKEITFDVLIEIPKGSRNKYEYDFDLHKIRFDRMLFSSMMYPGDYGFIPETLALDDDPLDVLVLGHEPTFPMCVSEVKPIGVFHMTDEKGPDEKIICVPVSDPIWSNNNDISDLNPHRLKEIEHFFKVYKDLEKKKVDVGGWGDAEEAISIFHKSVKRYQESDYKKADKFKI, via the coding sequence ATGAGCGATAAAAAAGAAATAACTTTTGATGTTTTAATAGAAATACCTAAAGGAAGTAGAAACAAATACGAATACGACTTTGATTTACACAAAATTCGTTTTGATAGAATGTTATTTTCTTCTATGATGTACCCTGGAGATTATGGTTTTATTCCTGAAACTTTAGCTTTAGATGATGATCCTTTAGATGTTTTAGTATTAGGTCATGAACCAACGTTCCCAATGTGTGTAAGCGAAGTAAAACCAATTGGAGTTTTCCACATGACTGATGAAAAAGGACCAGATGAAAAAATTATTTGTGTACCTGTTTCTGATCCTATTTGGAGCAACAACAATGATATTTCTGATTTAAATCCTCATCGATTAAAAGAAATTGAACACTTTTTTAAAGTATATAAAGATTTAGAAAAGAAAAAAGTTGATGTTGGTGGTTGGGGAGATGCAGAAGAAGCGATTAGTATATTTCATAAATCTGTAAAAAGATACCAAGAAAGTGATTATAAAAAAGCTGATAAATTCAAGATTTAA
- a CDS encoding electron transfer flavoprotein subunit beta/FixA family protein — protein sequence MKILVCISHVPDTTSKINFTENDTKFDTNGVQFVINPYDEFSLTRAMWFKEKQGATVTVVNVGNATTEPTLRKALAIGADDAIRVNMEAVDGLSVAKQLAEVVKNGGYDLVLAGRESIDYNGAMVPGMLASLVDFNFVNGCVGIEVDGTAVSAIREIDGGNETLSTSLPLVIGGQKGIVEEKDLRIPNMRGIMMARKKPLNVVEPVASENATSITSFEKPAPKGTVKLIDADNVDELIDLLHNEAKVI from the coding sequence ATGAAAATATTAGTTTGTATTAGTCATGTGCCTGATACCACTTCAAAAATTAATTTTACAGAAAACGATACAAAGTTTGATACCAATGGAGTTCAGTTTGTAATAAATCCTTACGACGAATTTAGTCTTACAAGAGCTATGTGGTTTAAGGAAAAACAAGGAGCAACTGTAACTGTTGTAAATGTTGGAAATGCTACAACAGAACCAACTTTGCGTAAAGCTTTAGCTATTGGTGCAGATGATGCAATTCGTGTAAATATGGAAGCAGTAGATGGTTTGTCTGTTGCAAAACAATTAGCAGAAGTTGTTAAAAACGGCGGTTATGATTTGGTTTTAGCAGGTAGAGAATCTATAGACTATAATGGTGCAATGGTTCCTGGAATGCTAGCTTCTTTAGTAGATTTTAACTTTGTAAATGGTTGTGTAGGTATAGAGGTTGATGGAACTGCTGTAAGTGCTATTAGAGAAATTGATGGTGGAAACGAAACTTTAAGTACTTCTTTGCCATTAGTAATTGGAGGTCAAAAAGGAATTGTAGAAGAAAAGGATTTACGTATTCCTAACATGCGTGGAATTATGATGGCTCGTAAAAAACCATTAAATGTTGTTGAACCTGTTGCTTCAGAAAACGCAACATCAATAACATCTTTTGAAAAACCAGCGCCAAAAGGAACCGTTAAGTTAATAGATGCAGACAATGTAGATGAGTTAATTGACTTGCTACATAATGAAGCAAAAGTAATTTAA
- a CDS encoding DUF1328 domain-containing protein, with protein MLRWTIIFVIIALIAGVLGFGGIAGAAAGIAKIVFFIFIVLFVISLITGRRKV; from the coding sequence ATGTTACGTTGGACAATCATATTTGTAATTATTGCATTAATCGCTGGAGTTTTAGGATTCGGAGGAATTGCTGGAGCAGCTGCTGGAATCGCTAAAATTGTATTTTTTATATTTATAGTTTTATTTGTAATTTCTTTAATTACAGGAAGAAGAAAAGTATAA
- a CDS encoding sodium-translocating pyrophosphatase yields MESMMIYMPIAMAVLGLIYMWVKKSWVMKQDAGDGKMKEISDYIYEGALAFLSAEYKLLAIFVVIVSVALAAVSFIVPTTHWLIVIAFIFGAVFSAFAGNIGMKIATKTNVRTTQAAKTSLPNALKVSFGGGTVMGLGVAGLAVLGLTAFFIFFFHFFMDGVWTNTMDMTIVLETLAGFSLGAESIALFARVGGGIYTKAADVGADLVGKVEAGIPEDDPRNPATIADNVGDNVGDVAGMGADLFGSYVATVLAAMVLGNYIIKDMGGSINDAFGGIGPILLPMAIAGVGIIISIIGTILVKISDNNAKEPQVMGALNTGNWVSIGLVAAACFGLVTWMLPETMQMEFFGEGLQEISSMRVFYATLVGLVVGAVISSVTEYYTGLGKSPILKIVQQSSTGAGTNIIAGLATGMISTFPSVLLFAGAIWASYAFAGFYGVALAASAMMATTAMQLAIDAFGPIADNAGGIAEMSEQEPIVRERTDILDAVGNTTAATGKGFAIASAALTSLALFAAYVTFTGIDGINIFKAPVLAMLFVGGMVPVVFSALAMNAVGKAAMEMVQEVRRQFRDIPGIMEGTGKPEYDKCVAISTEASLREMMLPGLLTIGFPLIIAFVPMIFGMDNLAIAEMLGGYMAGVTVSGVLWAIFQNNAGGAWDNAKKSFEAGVEIDGVMTFKGSEAHKAAVTGDTVGDPFKDTSGPSMNILIKLTCLIGLVIAPILGGHSDSETAKTKETKKEIKVDAKKVDNTLAAKTKVVTLK; encoded by the coding sequence ATGGAATCAATGATGATTTACATGCCAATTGCAATGGCAGTTTTAGGCTTAATCTATATGTGGGTTAAGAAATCTTGGGTAATGAAACAAGATGCAGGAGATGGTAAAATGAAAGAAATTTCAGATTATATTTATGAAGGTGCTCTCGCATTTTTAAGTGCAGAATACAAATTACTCGCAATCTTTGTAGTAATTGTAAGTGTTGCTTTAGCAGCTGTATCTTTTATAGTACCAACAACTCACTGGCTAATTGTAATCGCTTTTATTTTTGGAGCAGTTTTTTCTGCGTTTGCAGGAAATATAGGAATGAAAATTGCTACAAAAACAAATGTTAGAACTACACAAGCTGCCAAAACAAGTTTACCAAATGCTTTAAAAGTATCTTTTGGAGGTGGAACTGTAATGGGTCTTGGAGTAGCTGGTTTGGCTGTTTTAGGGTTAACTGCATTTTTTATCTTTTTCTTTCACTTTTTTATGGATGGTGTTTGGACAAACACTATGGATATGACCATCGTTTTAGAAACTTTAGCTGGTTTTTCTTTAGGAGCAGAATCTATTGCATTATTTGCTAGAGTTGGTGGAGGAATCTACACAAAAGCAGCAGACGTTGGTGCAGATTTAGTGGGTAAAGTAGAAGCTGGTATTCCAGAAGATGACCCAAGAAATCCTGCAACCATTGCAGATAATGTGGGTGATAATGTTGGTGATGTTGCAGGAATGGGTGCAGATTTATTCGGTTCTTATGTAGCAACAGTTTTAGCAGCTATGGTTTTAGGAAACTATATTATAAAAGATATGGGTGGTTCTATAAATGATGCTTTTGGCGGAATTGGTCCAATCTTATTGCCAATGGCAATTGCTGGTGTTGGAATTATCATTTCTATTATAGGAACTATATTGGTAAAAATTAGCGATAATAACGCTAAAGAACCTCAAGTAATGGGCGCTTTAAATACAGGTAACTGGGTTTCTATTGGTTTAGTTGCTGCTGCTTGTTTTGGTTTGGTAACTTGGATGTTGCCAGAAACTATGCAAATGGAATTCTTTGGAGAAGGTTTACAAGAAATTTCTTCGATGCGTGTTTTTTATGCAACTTTAGTTGGTTTAGTAGTTGGAGCCGTAATTTCTTCGGTAACTGAATATTATACAGGTTTAGGAAAATCACCTATCTTAAAAATCGTACAACAATCATCAACAGGTGCAGGAACTAATATTATTGCTGGTTTAGCAACAGGTATGATTTCTACATTTCCATCAGTTTTATTATTTGCTGGTGCCATTTGGGCTTCTTATGCTTTTGCAGGTTTTTACGGAGTTGCTTTAGCTGCTTCTGCAATGATGGCAACAACTGCAATGCAATTAGCTATTGATGCTTTTGGACCTATTGCAGATAATGCAGGTGGTATTGCAGAAATGAGCGAACAAGAACCAATTGTTAGAGAACGTACAGATATTTTAGATGCTGTTGGTAACACAACTGCTGCAACAGGTAAAGGTTTTGCAATTGCTTCTGCAGCGTTAACATCTTTAGCCCTTTTTGCTGCGTATGTAACATTTACAGGTATTGACGGAATTAACATATTTAAAGCGCCAGTTTTAGCGATGTTATTTGTTGGTGGAATGGTGCCTGTAGTTTTTTCTGCTTTAGCTATGAATGCTGTTGGAAAAGCAGCCATGGAAATGGTTCAAGAAGTTAGAAGACAATTTAGAGATATTCCTGGAATTATGGAAGGAACAGGGAAACCTGAATATGATAAATGTGTCGCAATTTCTACAGAAGCATCTTTAAGAGAAATGATGTTGCCTGGTTTATTAACAATCGGTTTTCCATTAATTATTGCTTTTGTACCCATGATTTTTGGAATGGATAATTTAGCAATCGCAGAAATGTTAGGTGGTTATATGGCTGGTGTTACAGTTTCTGGTGTACTTTGGGCAATTTTTCAAAACAATGCTGGTGGAGCTTGGGACAATGCAAAAAAATCTTTTGAAGCTGGTGTAGAAATTGATGGTGTGATGACTTTTAAAGGTTCTGAAGCACATAAAGCTGCTGTAACTGGAGATACTGTTGGAGATCCTTTTAAGGATACTTCTGGTCCATCAATGAACATTTTAATTAAACTTACTTGTTTAATTGGTTTGGTAATTGCACCAATTTTAGGTGGACATTCAGATTCAGAAACTGCCAAAACAAAAGAAACTAAAAAAGAAATTAAAGTTGATGCTAAAAAAGTGGACAATACATTAGCCGCAAAAACTAAAGTAGTTACTTTAAAATAG
- a CDS encoding PA2169 family four-helix-bundle protein, whose product MKTYSEQVGQKLNDLLEKTYDAEKGFKKAAENVENQALKKYFKIKAEERYDFGHELKSEIRGFHQEVDKGGSVTGSAHRTWMDIKAFLSLDNEESMLEESIRGEKTAINEYQEIIKDTSLPTTTKEILVAQKNKIENGLKNIKSLESIH is encoded by the coding sequence ATGAAGACATACTCAGAACAAGTTGGACAAAAATTAAATGATTTATTAGAAAAAACATATGATGCAGAAAAGGGCTTTAAAAAAGCAGCTGAAAATGTAGAAAACCAAGCTTTAAAAAAATATTTTAAAATAAAAGCTGAGGAAAGATATGATTTTGGACATGAATTAAAATCTGAAATTAGAGGATTTCATCAAGAAGTAGATAAAGGAGGAAGTGTAACAGGATCTGCACATAGAACTTGGATGGACATAAAAGCATTTTTATCTTTAGACAATGAAGAATCGATGTTAGAGGAATCTATTAGAGGAGAAAAAACGGCAATTAACGAATATCAAGAAATTATAAAGGATACAAGTTTGCCAACTACTACAAAAGAAATTTTAGTAGCTCAAAAAAATAAAATTGAAAACGGCTTGAAAAACATTAAATCTTTAGAGAGTATTCACTAA
- a CDS encoding YtxH domain-containing protein — MSNSSNTVVGLLAGTVIGATLGILFAPDKGINTRQKISDEAMLAKDKLAERAAELKEQVASTYTDQKGNLETQLESVMSNVSYKADDVITTLEKKLAELKEKNKNLQKNKDSKSEPLTQTV; from the coding sequence ATGAGTAATAGTAGCAACACAGTAGTAGGATTATTAGCAGGAACAGTAATTGGAGCAACTTTAGGAATTTTATTTGCACCAGACAAAGGTATAAACACCAGACAAAAAATATCTGACGAAGCTATGTTGGCTAAAGATAAATTAGCAGAAAGAGCTGCTGAATTAAAAGAGCAAGTAGCATCTACATATACCGACCAAAAAGGAAATTTAGAAACACAACTAGAGAGTGTAATGTCTAACGTGAGCTATAAAGCAGATGACGTTATTACTACTTTAGAAAAAAAATTAGCTGAATTAAAAGAGAAAAACAAAAATTTACAGAAAAATAAAGATTCAAAAAGTGAACCTCTTACACAAACTGTATAA
- a CDS encoding DUF4240 domain-containing protein, with the protein MTIGLLIMVYKGKNWAKIVSIILFSLALLGAIVGLGTLDTPFMNKIPLLVMIFIYSMAIYHFGFAKSFKEFFKFQNTEITESIQDSKEIMESEKFWKIIETTKSESSGDYEKQQSLLERELLKLTAKEVLEFDNKFRTLRGEIYTWDFWAAAYIINGGCSDDCFSDFRGWLIGQGKSIFESAVQNIETLSELKQTNDGDWEGLSYIPTDIYEKKTGNDMPNGIQENFEITGEEWEEDENELKNRFPNLYAKFGME; encoded by the coding sequence TTGACAATCGGACTTTTAATTATGGTTTATAAAGGAAAGAATTGGGCGAAAATTGTTTCGATAATTTTATTTTCTTTAGCACTTCTAGGAGCAATAGTTGGTTTAGGAACTTTAGACACACCTTTTATGAATAAAATCCCTTTATTAGTTATGATTTTTATCTATTCAATGGCAATTTATCATTTTGGTTTTGCTAAAAGTTTTAAAGAGTTTTTCAAATTTCAAAATACTGAAATTACAGAATCAATTCAAGATTCTAAAGAAATTATGGAATCAGAAAAATTTTGGAAAATTATTGAGACTACAAAATCTGAAAGTTCTGGAGATTATGAAAAACAACAATCTCTACTTGAAAGAGAATTATTAAAACTAACCGCAAAAGAAGTTTTAGAATTTGACAATAAATTTAGAACATTAAGAGGAGAAATCTATACTTGGGATTTTTGGGCTGCTGCTTATATAATAAATGGAGGTTGCTCTGATGATTGTTTCTCTGATTTTAGAGGTTGGTTAATTGGACAAGGCAAATCAATATTTGAAAGTGCAGTCCAGAATATTGAAACACTTTCTGAACTCAAACAAACAAACGATGGAGATTGGGAAGGTTTAAGTTATATTCCAACTGACATTTATGAAAAAAAGACAGGAAATGATATGCCTAATGGAATTCAAGAAAATTTTGAAATTACCGGAGAAGAATGGGAAGAAGATGAAAATGAATTGAAAAATAGATTTCCGAATTTATACGCAAAATTCGGAATGGAATAA
- a CDS encoding App1 family protein yields MSIFTNDPLQIMVFQSYGTDSHFYTRGRALEDENINLESNNFFRLLVNTWKRFESDEIKNTSLTITFPNSFTITTKTNDNGYFVVDAKIEGLSKLANSEGWLHFTVSFTNEHVGRKINNNNKFSGELLIPPKDAEFGVVSDIDDTILHTGVISKLKWKLLINTFFRAPFKRKALKGSSEFYSLLHLGKSGKNANPFFYVSHSPWNLYRYLEYFLHNNSFPKGAILLRTMKNMMHKNTDEKPQKQKEIINILKTYPDLPFILIGDAGEHDADIYMEIVKNHPKRIKAIFLRSVKSKRRILRIKNLIENYTEVPFFIVDSSEEAIKIAKEHNFIA; encoded by the coding sequence ATGTCAATTTTCACAAATGATCCTTTGCAAATAATGGTGTTTCAAAGTTATGGAACGGATTCTCATTTTTATACAAGAGGAAGAGCTTTAGAGGATGAAAACATCAACCTAGAAAGTAATAATTTTTTTAGATTGCTTGTAAATACTTGGAAACGTTTTGAAAGTGATGAAATTAAAAACACGTCGTTAACAATTACCTTTCCTAACAGCTTTACAATTACAACAAAAACAAATGATAATGGTTATTTTGTGGTTGATGCAAAAATTGAAGGTTTAAGTAAATTAGCAAATAGCGAAGGTTGGTTGCATTTTACTGTTTCTTTTACAAACGAACATGTAGGAAGAAAAATAAACAATAACAATAAATTTTCTGGAGAACTTTTAATTCCCCCAAAAGATGCTGAATTTGGAGTTGTAAGTGATATTGATGACACAATTTTACACACAGGAGTAATCTCTAAATTAAAATGGAAATTATTAATAAACACTTTTTTTAGAGCGCCATTTAAGAGAAAAGCACTAAAGGGTTCGTCTGAATTTTATAGTTTGTTGCATTTAGGAAAATCAGGAAAAAACGCAAATCCTTTTTTTTATGTAAGTCATAGTCCATGGAATTTATATAGATATTTAGAATATTTTTTACATAATAATAGCTTTCCAAAAGGTGCCATTTTGCTAAGAACAATGAAAAATATGATGCATAAAAACACGGATGAAAAACCTCAAAAACAAAAAGAAATCATCAATATTTTAAAAACATACCCAGATTTACCTTTCATTTTAATTGGGGATGCAGGTGAACATGATGCTGATATTTACATGGAAATTGTTAAAAATCATCCAAAGAGAATAAAGGCTATTTTTTTAAGAAGTGTTAAAAGTAAAAGAAGAATTTTACGCATTAAAAACCTTATTGAAAATTATACAGAAGTTCCATTTTTTATTGTAGATTCAAGTGAAGAAGCTATTAAAATCGCAAAAGAACATAATTTTATTGCATAA
- a CDS encoding helix-turn-helix transcriptional regulator → MIHIEIIADSPKDFIEQLQDAIGGETTERWSEFVLKINNENGIGSIRFIPFDWGVNLLDFDIKFHKEITLHIKANDEYNPIRFIYPTVGNIKHKFGVHQKEKEVNQFQSLIFTNKTDGFNDIIFPKNEKLEINVIQIIRKHFLKKRTTNVSTLNKKLYEVFVDTDHDNRFASYGIMNLKMADLINKLHKIKAKGMLRILKIEAKIYEILSMHIQQHNRLLEGDLLPDSMNKSELKIVRKVANSILKTPAKEYSLDQLSFKSGLTQAKLQEGFKFLYKRTVTEYIRHVRLESARDMLKNTDLNISQIVYSIGFSSRSYFSKIFKEKYNITPNQFKKKLKIVA, encoded by the coding sequence ATGATTCATATTGAGATTATTGCTGATAGCCCAAAAGATTTTATTGAACAACTACAAGATGCAATTGGTGGAGAAACCACTGAAAGGTGGAGTGAATTTGTTCTAAAAATTAATAACGAAAATGGCATAGGCAGTATTCGTTTTATTCCTTTTGATTGGGGTGTTAATTTACTTGATTTTGATATTAAATTTCATAAAGAAATTACATTGCATATTAAAGCAAATGATGAATATAACCCTATCCGTTTCATTTACCCAACTGTAGGAAATATCAAACATAAATTTGGAGTTCATCAAAAAGAAAAAGAGGTTAATCAATTTCAATCTTTAATTTTTACGAATAAAACAGATGGTTTTAATGATATAATTTTTCCAAAAAATGAAAAATTAGAAATTAATGTAATTCAAATTATTAGAAAGCATTTTTTAAAGAAAAGAACCACAAACGTATCAACCTTAAACAAGAAATTATACGAGGTTTTTGTAGATACAGATCACGATAATAGGTTTGCCAGTTATGGAATAATGAATCTTAAGATGGCAGATTTAATTAATAAACTGCATAAAATTAAAGCGAAAGGAATGCTTAGAATCTTAAAGATTGAAGCAAAAATTTACGAAATTTTATCCATGCATATTCAGCAACATAACAGGCTTTTAGAAGGAGATCTTTTACCTGATTCCATGAATAAAAGCGAGTTAAAAATTGTTAGAAAAGTAGCAAATTCGATTTTAAAAACACCTGCAAAAGAATATTCTTTAGATCAACTTTCTTTTAAATCTGGTTTAACACAAGCTAAACTTCAAGAAGGTTTTAAGTTTTTATACAAAAGAACTGTTACAGAATATATAAGACATGTTCGTTTAGAATCTGCTAGAGACATGCTTAAAAACACCGATTTAAATATCTCTCAAATTGTATATAGTATTGGCTTTAGTAGTAGAAGTTATTTTTCTAAAATTTTTAAAGAAAAATACAATATTACACCTAACCAGTTTAAAAAAAAACTCAAAATAGTCGCATAA
- a CDS encoding electron transfer flavoprotein subunit alpha/FixB family protein, whose product MSVLVFADSTEGKFKKSAFEVVSYGKKVAEQLGSNVVVLTINANSTEELYTYGAEKVVSVTNDSLSIFNAKEYASVLKQVADAEGSSVVILGSSIDVLHVAPLLAVSLDAGYASNVVALPSSTSPFTVKRKAFSNKGFSNTVISTDKKIIGVAKNSYGVHENPVSGTTETFEASIADSGVKSEKIDKITGQVTIADAEVVVSAGRGLKGPENWGMIEELADVLGAATACSKPVSDLGWRPHGEHVGQTGKPVASNLYIAIGISGAIQHLAGINASKVKVVINTDPEAPFFKAADYGIVGDAFEVVPKLIDKLKAFKQA is encoded by the coding sequence ATGTCAGTTTTAGTTTTTGCAGATTCCACAGAAGGGAAATTTAAGAAAAGTGCTTTTGAAGTAGTTTCTTACGGAAAAAAAGTAGCAGAACAACTAGGGAGTAACGTAGTTGTTTTAACCATAAACGCAAATAGTACAGAAGAATTATACACCTATGGAGCAGAAAAAGTTGTTTCTGTAACTAATGATTCTTTATCAATCTTTAATGCAAAGGAATATGCTTCAGTTTTAAAGCAAGTTGCAGATGCAGAAGGTTCATCAGTAGTAATTTTAGGTTCTAGTATCGATGTTTTGCATGTTGCACCTTTATTAGCAGTTTCTTTAGATGCTGGTTATGCAAGTAATGTTGTGGCTTTACCAAGTTCAACAAGTCCTTTTACAGTAAAAAGAAAAGCATTTTCTAACAAAGGATTTAGCAATACTGTAATTTCTACGGATAAAAAAATAATAGGAGTCGCTAAAAATTCTTACGGAGTTCATGAAAATCCAGTTTCTGGAACTACAGAAACTTTTGAAGCTTCTATTGCAGATTCTGGCGTAAAATCAGAAAAAATAGACAAAATTACAGGACAAGTAACAATTGCAGATGCAGAAGTTGTTGTTTCTGCTGGTAGAGGTTTAAAAGGACCAGAAAACTGGGGAATGATAGAAGAGTTAGCAGATGTTTTAGGAGCTGCAACTGCATGTTCTAAACCAGTTTCAGATTTAGGTTGGAGACCTCATGGAGAGCATGTTGGGCAAACAGGAAAACCAGTTGCCTCTAATTTATATATTGCTATCGGAATTTCTGGAGCAATTCAGCATTTAGCAGGTATTAACGCAAGTAAAGTAAAAGTAGTTATTAACACAGACCCAGAAGCACCTTTCTTTAAGGCTGCAGATTATGGTATTGTAGGTGATGCTTTTGAAGTTGTACCAAAATTAATAGACAAGCTAAAAGCTTTTAAACAAGCTTAA
- a CDS encoding pyruvate dehydrogenase complex E1 component subunit beta, whose translation MKTVQFREAICEAMSEEMRRDESIYLMGEEVAEYNGAYKASKGMLDEFGEKRVIDTPIAELGFAGIAIGSAMNGNRPIVEYMTFNFSLVGIDQIINNAAKIRQMSGGQFNCPIVFRGPTASAGQLGATHSQAFENWFANTPGLKVIVPSNPYDAKGLLKAAIRDDDPVIFMESEQMYGDKMEIPEGEYIIPIGVADIKREGTDVTVVSFGKIIKEAYKAAEELEKEGISIEIIDLRTVRPMDHDAILKSVKKTNRLVILEEAWPFGNVSTEITYRIQEEAFDYLDAPIKRINTADTPAPYSPVLFEKWIPNASDVVKAVKEVMYIKS comes from the coding sequence ATGAAAACAGTTCAATTCAGAGAAGCAATTTGCGAAGCAATGAGCGAAGAAATGCGCAGAGATGAGTCCATATATTTAATGGGTGAAGAAGTTGCAGAATATAATGGAGCTTATAAAGCCAGCAAAGGAATGTTAGATGAATTTGGCGAAAAAAGAGTTATTGATACTCCTATTGCTGAATTAGGTTTTGCAGGTATTGCTATTGGTTCTGCTATGAATGGTAATAGACCAATCGTAGAATATATGACCTTTAACTTCTCTTTAGTTGGTATTGACCAAATTATAAACAACGCAGCAAAAATAAGACAAATGTCTGGTGGTCAGTTTAATTGTCCAATTGTTTTTAGAGGGCCAACAGCTTCTGCTGGTCAATTAGGAGCAACACACTCGCAAGCTTTTGAAAACTGGTTTGCAAATACTCCAGGTTTAAAGGTAATTGTACCCTCTAATCCTTATGATGCAAAAGGTTTATTAAAAGCTGCCATTAGAGATGATGATCCTGTTATTTTTATGGAATCTGAACAAATGTATGGTGATAAAATGGAAATTCCTGAAGGAGAATACATTATCCCTATTGGAGTTGCAGATATTAAAAGAGAAGGTACAGATGTTACTGTAGTTTCTTTTGGAAAAATTATTAAAGAAGCATACAAAGCTGCAGAAGAGTTAGAAAAAGAAGGTATTTCTATTGAAATTATCGATTTAAGAACGGTAAGACCAATGGATCATGATGCTATTTTAAAATCTGTCAAGAAAACTAATAGATTGGTAATTTTAGAAGAAGCTTGGCCTTTTGGAAATGTTTCTACAGAAATTACCTATAGAATTCAAGAGGAAGCATTCGATTATTTAGATGCACCTATAAAAAGAATAAACACTGCAGACACTCCTGCTCCATATTCTCCTGTATTATTTGAGAAATGGATTCCAAATGCAAGTGATGTTGTAAAAGCTGTAAAAGAGGTGATGTACATTAAAAGTTAA
- a CDS encoding bifunctional nuclease family protein: MSLIKLTIKGISYSQTQSGAYALVLSEMEGTRTLPIIIGAFEAQSIAIALEAEIRPPRPLTHDLFKTFSDTFDIKIKEVIIHKLVDGVFFSSLVCEREGVEEVLDTRTSDAIAIAVRFTAPIYTYENILDKAGIYLKIEEEMALENKFDTKEVSSEIEKKPQEDTSNFASLPLKELHKQLDEAVGNENYELAAKIRDEISKRS; encoded by the coding sequence ATGAGTTTAATAAAACTAACTATTAAGGGAATTTCTTACAGTCAAACACAAAGTGGGGCATATGCACTAGTTTTGAGTGAAATGGAAGGAACAAGAACTTTACCTATTATTATTGGAGCTTTCGAAGCACAATCTATTGCTATTGCTTTAGAGGCTGAAATTAGACCTCCAAGACCGTTAACACACGATTTATTCAAAACATTTTCCGATACTTTTGATATCAAAATTAAAGAAGTAATTATCCATAAATTAGTAGATGGAGTTTTCTTTTCTAGTTTGGTTTGCGAAAGAGAAGGAGTGGAAGAGGTTTTAGATACTAGAACATCTGATGCCATAGCAATTGCAGTTCGTTTTACTGCACCCATTTATACGTATGAAAATATTTTAGATAAAGCTGGCATTTATTTAAAGATTGAAGAAGAAATGGCCTTGGAGAATAAATTTGATACCAAAGAAGTTTCATCAGAAATAGAAAAAAAACCTCAAGAAGACACTAGTAATTTTGCAAGTCTTCCATTAAAAGAATTACACAAACAATTAGATGAAGCAGTGGGTAATGAAAATTATGAATTGGCTGCAAAAATAAGAGACGAAATAAGTAAACGTTCTTAA